Part of the Kitasatospora sp. NBC_01266 genome, GCCGGTGCGCTGGAAGAAGCGCACTGACCCGGTTGCGGCCCCAGGCCACACCCCCCTCTGATCGTCCGGTGGCCAACCACCACCGGCCTCACCACCCTGCAAAGGACACAAAGAGATGGCAATCGTCGAGCACCTCGCTGCGGTCAACGGCTCCATCGCGTCGGTCGGCTACGGTCTCGCCGCGATCGGCCCCGGCATCGGCGTTGGTCTGATCTTCGGCAACGGCGTGCAGGCCATGGCCCGCCAGCCCGAGGCTGCCAACCTGATCCGCTCGAACATGTTCATCGGTTTCGCGCTGACCGAGGCGCTCGCCCTGATCGGCATCGTCATGCCGTTCGTCTACGGCGTCAAGTAATCCTGCCGTAACTCCACCGGACGGAAGGTCCAGATATGTCGCTCATCGCGATGCAGCTGGCTTCGGAGGACTTCAATCCTCTGATCCCCAAGACGCCTGAGCTCATTATCGGCCTGATCTGCTTCTTCGTGGTCTTCGGTCTGCTCGGCATGAAGCTCCTCCCCAGCATCGAGAAGGTGCTGGCGGAGCGCCGGGACCAGATCGAGGGCGGCATGGAGCGGGCCGAGGCCGCACAGGCCGAGGCGCAGGCCCTGCTCGAGCAGTACCGTGCCGAGCTCGCCGAGGCGCGTCACGAGGCCGCTCGGATCACCGAGCACGCTCGCGAGCAGGGCGCCGCCCTGATCGGCGAGATGCGCGAGGAGGGCCAGCGTCAGCGCGAGGCCATCGTCGCCGCCGGCCACGCGCAGA contains:
- a CDS encoding F0F1 ATP synthase subunit B; translated protein: MSLIAMQLASEDFNPLIPKTPELIIGLICFFVVFGLLGMKLLPSIEKVLAERRDQIEGGMERAEAAQAEAQALLEQYRAELAEARHEAARITEHAREQGAALIGEMREEGQRQREAIVAAGHAQIEADKKQATAALRQDVGSLASQLASRIVGESLEDHARQSGVIDRFLDDLEAKADASAAVAK
- the atpE gene encoding ATP synthase F0 subunit C; protein product: MAIVEHLAAVNGSIASVGYGLAAIGPGIGVGLIFGNGVQAMARQPEAANLIRSNMFIGFALTEALALIGIVMPFVYGVK